A portion of the Gemmatimonadaceae bacterium genome contains these proteins:
- a CDS encoding SIMPL domain-containing protein: MHCFIRLGIAATLAASRTGIAQVPPSPIGPEVSVVGRGEVNITPDRAVLIVTVESRALLAARAAADNARKVDATITALHAAGVKPAELTNGSYSVAQDYEASNNSRRPNGFMARNTLRIEVPLIADVGRLIDAALSGGATQVLPVQFLGPDIEGARRRALAIAVREARLDAEALAAAAGGSLGKLMALSTSMSPGYMREAYIVATSSLSSSYGPVPTNLTPADLTITAVASARWEFIARRAP; this comes from the coding sequence ATGCACTGTTTCATCAGGCTGGGCATCGCGGCGACACTCGCAGCATCGCGCACGGGAATCGCTCAAGTCCCCCCGTCACCGATCGGTCCGGAGGTTTCCGTGGTAGGCCGGGGTGAGGTGAACATCACGCCGGATCGCGCTGTTCTCATTGTGACTGTCGAGAGCAGAGCATTGCTCGCGGCGCGGGCTGCGGCTGACAATGCGCGAAAAGTGGACGCGACCATTACAGCGCTTCACGCGGCCGGCGTGAAGCCCGCGGAGCTGACCAATGGCAGCTATTCCGTCGCGCAGGATTATGAGGCCAGCAACAACAGCCGGCGGCCCAACGGGTTCATGGCGCGCAACACACTTCGTATCGAAGTTCCGCTCATTGCCGACGTCGGCAGGCTCATTGATGCCGCGCTCTCCGGGGGCGCGACGCAGGTTCTGCCGGTGCAGTTTCTCGGGCCCGACATTGAGGGAGCGCGTCGCCGGGCCCTGGCGATCGCCGTGAGGGAAGCCCGTCTCGACGCCGAGGCGCTCGCTGCCGCCGCGGGCGGCTCGCTTGGCAAGCTGATGGCGCTCTCCACGTCGATGTCACCCGGCTACATGCGGGAAGCGTACATTGTGGCGACGAGTTCTCTCTCGAGCAGCTACGGTCCAGTTCCAACCAATCTCACACCGGCAGATCTGACCATCACCGCGGTTGCCTCCGCGCGCTGGGAATTCATCGCGCGGCGAGCGCCCTGA
- a CDS encoding cation:proton antiporter yields MAGRGGRERATRRRAARAYGNWPHRRAHHGLVGFAAAARTPRDLLAAAVLGWYHARVENAHTFLENLALVLCTAAVTSFVFQRLRQPVVFGYLLAGMLVGPYVPIPLAADEKVLQTLSELGVILLMFSLGLEFRLKKVGQIAVTSGLAAVLETSTMVGLGYLTGILLGFTPLESVFTGAIVAISSTTIIAHAFEENGVQGKLREVVFGILIVEDLIAIILIALLTATATGAGLSAWSLGITVIRLVTFLVALVGIGILIVPRFVRGIVRLNRAETTLVGTIGVCFAAAYVAYAFGYSVALGAFIVGSLVAESGEAVRIERLVHPVRDMFVAIFFVSVGSLIDPRLIAEHWVAVVVLSAVVITGKVVAVTAGSFITGNGLRKSMQAGMSLAQIGEFSFIIAGVGLAAGATRSFLYPVAVAVSAITTLTTPWLIRAAGPAALWVDRKLPRPIQTSVALYASWVDRIRSAPPTAGRSRTRRLVRLILLDAFLLAGVIIGAGAERGRFTTMFSNWTGATQRTSLLVVVLGAAVVAVPLLLGMIRSARMLGFVLAMRALPSAGRRKADFAAAPRRALVTMLQLGILLIVGAPIVAVTQPFIPNFSGFPLLGILTIVLGFAFWRSALNLQEHARAGAEVIVAALTPQLARDDDSENLFRTMEHIAIMLPGLGEPVPVKIDATSPALNRSLAELNIRGKTGATILAITRRGESGSKVVVPSGKETLRLGDVVALAGTRESVDAAVEMLTVSRRRPGAEQPVREPAG; encoded by the coding sequence ATGGCAGGGCGTGGTGGACGCGAGCGAGCGACTCGGCGAAGAGCTGCGCGAGCTTATGGTAACTGGCCGCATCGCCGAGCGCATCACGGCCTGGTAGGCTTCGCGGCCGCGGCGCGGACACCGCGTGACCTTCTGGCCGCGGCAGTCCTCGGCTGGTATCATGCGCGGGTGGAGAACGCGCACACTTTCCTCGAGAACCTCGCGCTCGTCCTGTGCACCGCGGCGGTGACGTCGTTCGTATTCCAGCGACTTCGCCAACCGGTCGTATTCGGATATCTCCTCGCGGGAATGCTGGTCGGGCCGTATGTGCCGATCCCGCTTGCGGCCGACGAGAAAGTGCTGCAGACGCTGTCCGAGCTCGGCGTGATCCTGCTGATGTTCTCGCTTGGTCTGGAATTCCGGCTCAAGAAAGTCGGTCAGATCGCGGTGACGTCGGGACTCGCCGCCGTTCTCGAGACGAGCACGATGGTCGGGCTTGGCTATCTCACCGGTATTCTCCTCGGATTCACGCCACTCGAGAGCGTGTTCACTGGTGCGATCGTGGCGATCTCCAGTACGACCATCATCGCCCACGCGTTCGAGGAGAACGGAGTTCAGGGCAAGCTTCGCGAGGTCGTGTTCGGGATCCTCATTGTCGAGGATCTCATCGCGATCATTCTGATCGCGCTTCTTACCGCGACTGCGACTGGCGCCGGCCTCTCCGCGTGGAGTCTCGGCATCACCGTGATAAGACTGGTGACGTTTCTCGTGGCGCTGGTCGGGATCGGCATTCTGATCGTTCCGAGATTCGTGCGCGGGATCGTGAGACTGAATCGCGCGGAGACGACGCTCGTCGGCACGATCGGGGTCTGCTTCGCCGCTGCCTACGTGGCGTACGCGTTCGGCTACTCGGTGGCTCTGGGAGCATTCATCGTCGGATCGCTTGTGGCGGAATCGGGCGAGGCGGTGAGGATCGAGCGGCTGGTGCATCCGGTCCGCGACATGTTCGTGGCGATCTTCTTCGTGTCGGTGGGGTCGCTGATAGATCCGCGTCTCATCGCCGAGCACTGGGTCGCGGTGGTCGTATTGAGCGCCGTCGTCATCACGGGCAAGGTCGTCGCGGTGACGGCGGGCTCGTTCATCACCGGCAACGGTTTGCGCAAATCCATGCAGGCGGGAATGAGCCTCGCGCAGATCGGCGAGTTCTCGTTCATCATCGCGGGGGTGGGATTGGCGGCGGGCGCGACGCGGAGCTTCCTGTATCCGGTGGCGGTGGCGGTGTCGGCGATCACCACTCTGACGACGCCGTGGCTCATCAGGGCGGCGGGTCCGGCGGCGTTGTGGGTGGATCGCAAGCTGCCGCGGCCGATTCAGACGTCGGTGGCGCTCTACGCGTCGTGGGTGGATCGCATTCGCAGCGCGCCTCCAACGGCAGGGCGATCGCGCACGCGGCGCCTCGTCCGGCTGATTCTGTTAGACGCATTCCTGCTCGCGGGAGTGATAATCGGGGCGGGGGCGGAGCGGGGCAGATTCACGACGATGTTCAGCAACTGGACGGGCGCAACGCAGCGAACTTCGTTGCTCGTCGTTGTGCTCGGAGCCGCGGTGGTGGCGGTTCCGCTGCTTCTCGGGATGATTCGCAGCGCGCGGATGCTCGGGTTCGTGCTTGCCATGCGTGCGTTGCCATCGGCCGGAAGGAGGAAGGCGGACTTCGCCGCCGCTCCTCGTCGCGCATTGGTGACGATGCTTCAACTCGGAATTCTGTTGATTGTCGGTGCGCCGATCGTCGCTGTAACCCAGCCATTCATACCGAACTTTTCCGGGTTCCCGCTTCTGGGGATACTGACGATCGTTCTCGGGTTCGCGTTCTGGCGAAGCGCGCTCAATCTGCAGGAGCATGCACGCGCCGGTGCGGAGGTGATCGTTGCGGCGCTCACGCCGCAGCTCGCACGCGACGACGATTCTGAGAATCTGTTCCGTACGATGGAGCACATCGCCATCATGCTGCCCGGACTTGGCGAGCCGGTACCGGTGAAGATAGACGCGACCAGTCCGGCGCTAAATCGCAGTCTTGCCGAGCTCAACATCCGCGGGAAGACGGGCGCGACGATTCTGGCGATCACTCGACGCGGCGAGTCGGGGAGCAAGGTGGTGGTGCCTTCCGGAAAGGAGACGCTGCGCCTCGGCGACGTAGTGGCGCTGGCGGGGACGCGGGAATCGGTGGACGCGGCGGTGGAGATGCTGACGGTATCGAGGAGAAGGCCAGGCGCCGAACAGCCGGTTCGCGAGCCGGCTGGCTGA
- a CDS encoding patatin-like phospholipase family protein, whose product MASSLTLRAGTRALAIVRERGLRAEDVDILPAASGGAKWLSIAGLDRFLFGEFLQQPRERVMHLIGSSVGSWRIACLAQRDPVAALERGHHGYIYGQRYTPKPSAREVTDVLARLLDDLLGANGVEEILSHPWARVHVITTMGSGLAASPRRIALATSLAIAAVGNLVSRRALALQMKRYVFHSAGSDTPFLHLSDLPTVHLPLTRENLRAVLIASGSIPLVFEGVEIPGREGETHWDGGMLDYHLDLDFGPGDGLVLYPHFYDHIVPGWFDKGIPWRRASGVNFDRALLIAPSAEFVASLPGGKIPDRRDFYTMTEGERIRRWQGVVDASERLGEELRELMVTGRIAERITAW is encoded by the coding sequence ATGGCCTCGTCGCTCACCCTCCGCGCTGGCACCCGGGCTCTCGCGATCGTACGCGAGCGCGGGCTGCGCGCCGAGGACGTGGACATCCTGCCCGCCGCATCGGGTGGCGCGAAGTGGCTGTCCATCGCCGGTCTCGACCGCTTTCTCTTCGGCGAGTTCCTCCAGCAGCCGCGTGAGCGCGTGATGCACCTGATCGGATCGTCCGTCGGGAGCTGGCGCATTGCGTGCCTCGCGCAGCGCGATCCGGTCGCGGCGCTCGAGAGAGGGCATCACGGATACATCTACGGGCAGAGATACACTCCGAAGCCGTCGGCGCGCGAGGTGACGGACGTGCTGGCGCGGCTGCTCGACGATCTGCTCGGCGCGAACGGTGTCGAGGAGATTCTCTCCCATCCGTGGGCGCGCGTGCACGTGATCACCACGATGGGATCCGGTCTCGCCGCCAGTCCGCGGCGCATTGCTCTCGCCACGTCGCTCGCCATCGCGGCGGTTGGCAATCTCGTCAGCCGCCGCGCTCTCGCGCTCCAGATGAAGCGATACGTGTTCCACTCGGCGGGGAGCGACACGCCTTTCCTGCATCTGTCGGATCTACCCACCGTGCATCTTCCGCTCACGCGGGAGAATCTTCGCGCGGTGCTGATCGCTTCGGGCTCCATCCCGCTCGTGTTTGAGGGAGTCGAGATACCGGGCAGGGAAGGCGAGACTCACTGGGACGGTGGCATGCTGGATTACCACCTCGATCTCGACTTCGGGCCGGGAGACGGGCTCGTGTTGTACCCGCACTTCTACGATCACATCGTGCCGGGATGGTTCGACAAGGGAATCCCATGGCGGAGGGCAAGCGGAGTGAACTTTGACCGCGCGCTCCTCATTGCGCCGTCGGCCGAATTCGTTGCGTCACTGCCGGGCGGCAAGATTCCCGACCGTCGCGACTTCTACACGATGACCGAGGGCGAGCGCATCCGCAGATGGCAGGGCGTGGTGGACGCGAGCGAGCGACTCGGCGAAGAGCTGCGCGAGCTTATGGTAACTGGCCGCATCGCCGAGCGCATCACGGCCTGGTAG
- a CDS encoding DinB family protein, whose translation MKRIALILSLVAAPAMAQGSAAATANPGVSSAKALWGDITGYIVTAAEQMPEADYSFRPVPTVRTFGQLIGHVAGAQYMFCAAAMGEAPKAEGDIEKSVTTKAGLVAAIKASTAYCVKAYEQSDAASAAMIKVFGQDRPRMYALMINATHNGEHYGNIVTYLRVKGMVPPSSQPRPQGQ comes from the coding sequence ATGAAGCGAATTGCATTGATACTGTCACTTGTCGCCGCTCCCGCGATGGCGCAAGGAAGCGCGGCGGCGACAGCGAACCCGGGCGTATCCAGCGCGAAGGCTCTGTGGGGCGACATCACCGGGTACATCGTGACCGCTGCGGAGCAGATGCCGGAGGCGGATTACTCGTTCAGGCCGGTTCCGACGGTCCGCACGTTTGGCCAGCTCATAGGGCATGTAGCGGGAGCGCAGTACATGTTCTGTGCGGCCGCCATGGGCGAGGCGCCAAAGGCTGAGGGTGACATCGAGAAGAGCGTGACGACCAAGGCGGGGCTCGTCGCCGCCATCAAGGCTTCAACCGCGTACTGCGTAAAGGCCTATGAGCAGTCGGATGCGGCGAGCGCGGCGATGATCAAGGTTTTCGGGCAGGACCGGCCGAGGATGTATGCGCTGATGATCAATGCGACGCATAACGGGGAGCATTACGGGAACATCGTGACGTATCTCAGGGTCAAGGGAATGGTTCCTCCATCGAGCCAGCCGAGGCCGCAGGGGCAGTGA
- the rnz gene encoding ribonuclease Z — translation MQQRPRIRTVVTSPMAFLTPPGFRYIHRMSLTVRFLGTSASRPTVERNVTSLAIVREGETLLMDCGEGTQRQMMRYGTSFAFADIFFTHMHADHMLGVIGLFRTLALQGRTDPMRLWAPRGSEALLRQAIALGSDKQPFPIEINDVVPDTPIARKGYSILPYAVDHKDRLALGYALVEDIRLGRFNPDRARELRIPEGPAWGKLHKGQPVTLDDGRVVEASELVGPSRPGRRVVFSGDSRPAESTIAIAEGADLLIHEATFADDELPRAIETGHATAREAADIAAKAGVKELVLTHLSARYSVNASELLQQAKELFPNTVIARDGMEIEVPFASEE, via the coding sequence TTGCAACAGCGCCCGCGAATCCGCACGGTCGTCACATCGCCGATGGCGTTCCTGACACCGCCGGGATTCCGATATATTCACCGCATGTCGCTCACCGTGCGCTTCCTCGGCACCTCCGCGTCGCGCCCAACAGTCGAGCGCAACGTCACGTCCCTCGCCATCGTTCGCGAAGGCGAGACTCTGCTCATGGACTGCGGCGAAGGAACTCAGCGGCAGATGATGCGCTACGGCACGAGCTTCGCCTTCGCCGACATCTTCTTTACTCACATGCACGCCGACCACATGCTCGGCGTCATCGGATTGTTTCGCACGCTGGCATTGCAGGGCAGAACGGATCCGATGCGACTGTGGGCGCCGCGGGGCTCCGAAGCACTGCTGCGACAGGCGATCGCTCTCGGAAGCGACAAGCAGCCATTTCCCATCGAGATCAACGACGTCGTTCCCGACACCCCGATCGCGCGCAAGGGTTATTCGATCCTGCCGTACGCCGTTGACCACAAGGACAGGCTCGCGCTCGGTTACGCGCTCGTCGAAGACATCCGGCTCGGACGCTTCAATCCCGACCGCGCGAGAGAGCTGCGAATTCCCGAAGGTCCGGCGTGGGGAAAGCTCCACAAGGGCCAGCCGGTGACGCTCGACGACGGAAGAGTCGTCGAGGCGTCGGAGCTCGTCGGTCCATCGAGACCAGGGCGGCGGGTCGTGTTCAGCGGCGACTCGCGTCCGGCCGAGTCCACGATTGCGATCGCCGAGGGAGCGGATCTGTTGATTCACGAAGCGACGTTCGCGGACGACGAGCTGCCGCGCGCGATCGAAACGGGACACGCAACCGCTCGCGAAGCGGCGGACATCGCGGCGAAAGCCGGAGTGAAGGAGCTGGTGCTGACACACCTCTCCGCGCGCTACTCCGTCAATGCCTCCGAGCTGCTCCAGCAGGCGAAGGAGTTGTTTCCGAACACCGTCATCGCTCGCGACGGAATGGAAATCGAGGTTCCCTTCGCTTCCGAGGAGTGA
- a CDS encoding gamma-glutamyltransferase codes for MRLTRPATIATAALCVLASPLTAQRTQKPPLHARHWIAITGKPLSATAGSMMFERGGNAIDAACAMLAAGTTMWDVLSWGGETQALIYNPKLKKVIGINALGVAPSGATAAFYKSKGFRYPPEYGPLAAVTPGTPGGLITMLAEYGTMSLKEVLGPAIEMADGYPMEAQTANSIERQKGEIMKWKYSRALYLTHPGQPREAPEAGEIFVQKDLAATLRKLVEAEQQALRAGKSRKEAIYAAYDRFYKGDIAREIVRGVREEGGLFTMADLANWKVRIEEPVSTSYRGIQVYKLPFWQQGPAMLQTLNILENADLKSMGYNSPKYMHAIYQAMSLAFADRDFYYGDPYFAPEEPVRGLLSKDYAKARYTQIDWTHNDTTVKPGDPFAYQGGKNPFADLLSKWTVVPAPDDKPKSGQQDKQTQDSGSAPLASADDAFHDAFYRGTTSIEAADEEGWVVSITPSGGWVPAVIAGNTGVGLSQRAQSFVADPRDGPFNVIEPGKRPRVTLTPTLALKDGLPYLSFAVQGGDSQDQNLLQFFLNVVEFGMTVQQATEAPNINSYQMRSSFGAHESRPGRMLVASSTPDSVRAELQRMGYTLEFEERTSGPINAIFFDRKHGSFWGGSSNHGEDYGIAW; via the coding sequence ATGAGACTTACCCGCCCCGCAACGATCGCCACGGCCGCATTGTGCGTGCTCGCTTCGCCTCTGACCGCGCAGCGTACGCAGAAACCACCCCTCCACGCCAGACACTGGATCGCAATCACCGGCAAGCCGCTGAGCGCCACTGCCGGCTCGATGATGTTCGAGAGGGGCGGTAACGCCATTGACGCGGCATGCGCGATGCTCGCCGCCGGAACGACGATGTGGGACGTCCTCTCGTGGGGAGGCGAGACGCAAGCGCTGATCTACAATCCGAAGCTGAAGAAAGTGATCGGCATCAACGCCCTCGGCGTCGCACCGTCAGGAGCAACGGCGGCATTCTACAAATCGAAGGGATTCCGGTATCCGCCCGAGTACGGCCCCCTCGCCGCGGTCACGCCGGGGACTCCCGGCGGCCTGATAACGATGCTGGCCGAGTACGGGACGATGTCGCTGAAGGAGGTTCTGGGGCCGGCGATCGAGATGGCCGACGGATATCCGATGGAAGCGCAGACGGCGAACTCGATCGAGCGCCAGAAGGGCGAGATAATGAAGTGGAAGTATTCGCGCGCGCTGTATCTCACTCATCCTGGCCAGCCGCGAGAGGCGCCGGAGGCGGGAGAGATCTTCGTGCAGAAGGATCTCGCCGCCACGCTTCGCAAGCTCGTCGAAGCGGAGCAGCAGGCGCTGCGCGCGGGTAAATCGCGCAAGGAAGCGATCTACGCCGCGTACGACAGGTTCTACAAGGGCGATATCGCGCGCGAGATAGTGCGCGGCGTGCGCGAGGAAGGCGGCCTCTTCACGATGGCCGACCTCGCGAACTGGAAGGTGCGCATCGAGGAGCCGGTGAGCACGTCGTACCGCGGCATCCAGGTCTACAAGCTTCCTTTCTGGCAGCAGGGACCGGCGATGCTGCAAACGCTCAACATCCTCGAGAACGCCGATCTCAAGTCAATGGGATACAACTCGCCGAAGTACATGCACGCCATCTATCAGGCGATGAGCCTCGCGTTCGCCGACCGCGACTTCTACTACGGCGATCCGTACTTCGCTCCCGAGGAGCCGGTGCGCGGTCTCCTGTCCAAGGATTACGCGAAGGCGCGCTACACGCAGATAGACTGGACGCACAATGATACAACGGTGAAGCCCGGCGATCCCTTTGCGTATCAGGGCGGGAAGAACCCGTTCGCCGATCTTCTGTCGAAGTGGACCGTCGTGCCCGCGCCTGACGACAAGCCGAAGAGCGGGCAGCAGGACAAGCAGACTCAGGACAGTGGGTCGGCGCCGCTCGCCAGCGCGGATGATGCATTCCACGACGCGTTCTATCGCGGCACGACATCCATCGAAGCGGCCGACGAAGAAGGATGGGTAGTTTCCATAACACCCAGTGGCGGCTGGGTTCCGGCGGTAATTGCCGGTAATACCGGAGTGGGACTGAGCCAGCGCGCGCAAAGCTTCGTCGCCGACCCCCGTGACGGACCCTTCAACGTGATCGAGCCCGGCAAGCGCCCTCGCGTGACGCTGACGCCGACGCTCGCCCTCAAGGATGGGCTTCCGTATCTGTCGTTCGCCGTGCAGGGTGGAGACTCGCAGGACCAGAATCTGCTGCAGTTCTTCCTGAACGTGGTCGAGTTTGGAATGACGGTTCAGCAGGCGACGGAAGCGCCGAACATCAATAGCTACCAGATGCGCTCGTCGTTCGGCGCCCACGAGTCGCGACCCGGCCGCATGCTCGTGGCGTCATCCACCCCCGACAGCGTGCGCGCAGAGCTTCAGCGCATGGGATACACGCTCGAGTTCGAGGAGAGAACTTCGGGCCCGATCAACGCCATCTTCTTCGACAGAAAGCATGGGTCTTTCTGGGGCGGGTCGAGCAATCACGGCGAGGATTACGGTATCGCGTGGTAA
- a CDS encoding DUF2203 domain-containing protein: protein MRTSFTVDEANRTLPLVRRIVSDAVRDHWRWQEKVREFEEVALTRRVDEPNGEADRLESEAQQLARDIDGYLTEIRQIGVQMKGFDTGLVDFPGEVDGRPVLLCWQLGEESVQYWHEEDAGFAGRQPLPSIHGK, encoded by the coding sequence ATGCGCACGAGCTTCACCGTTGACGAGGCAAACAGGACGCTGCCACTGGTGCGCCGCATAGTGAGCGACGCGGTGCGCGACCACTGGCGGTGGCAGGAAAAGGTGCGGGAGTTCGAAGAGGTCGCGCTCACCAGGCGCGTGGACGAGCCGAACGGCGAAGCCGATCGGCTGGAGAGTGAAGCGCAGCAGCTCGCGCGCGACATAGATGGATATCTGACCGAGATCAGGCAGATCGGCGTGCAGATGAAGGGGTTCGATACCGGGCTGGTGGATTTTCCGGGAGAGGTGGACGGCCGGCCGGTGCTGCTGTGCTGGCAGCTGGGTGAGGAGAGCGTGCAGTACTGGCACGAGGAAGACGCGGGCTTTGCCGGACGGCAGCCGCTGCCCTCGATACATGGAAAGTGA
- a CDS encoding putative glycoside hydrolase, whose product MRSFLLLAVLSTACVGSRDAAARRAEVIADSVAGSVVGGRNASAQAPVAAPPVMPPATGSLSAGLEKLRTDPSAPIRGLYVNRFAAQSTRKMHKLLAIADSTEINAFVIDVKDEFGMNYNSSDPLLQKNAGTQTKITNMKALLDTINAHGVLPIARIVVFKDSVTARMNPQHTIRKADRSPWRDHKGLTWVNPYANAIWEYNFRIAEEAVKMGFGEVQFDYIRFPEPYKSLPPQVFPESNARGKTEALAEFLKAAKARIDKLGVRTTADVFGLTTTVGGTLEVGQKWEPLVQSVDVLLPMVYPSHYPRGAFGVARPNTAPYEIVHTAISRARVRTEALGLKGQRVRPWLQAFTLGAPAYGPAEIEAQKKAVYDSGYDSWVLWHPGSSYDIFVPALEKTLASRAANPPVTP is encoded by the coding sequence ATGCGTTCATTTCTGTTGCTTGCCGTTCTCTCCACCGCCTGCGTAGGAAGCCGCGACGCGGCCGCCAGACGGGCTGAAGTCATCGCTGATTCGGTCGCCGGGTCGGTCGTCGGTGGCCGCAATGCTTCAGCCCAGGCGCCGGTGGCCGCGCCGCCGGTAATGCCCCCCGCCACCGGAAGCCTTTCGGCCGGTCTCGAGAAGCTCAGGACCGACCCGTCTGCGCCGATCCGCGGGCTCTACGTCAATCGCTTCGCCGCCCAGAGCACCAGGAAGATGCACAAGCTCCTGGCCATCGCCGATTCGACCGAGATCAATGCGTTCGTCATTGACGTGAAGGACGAGTTCGGCATGAACTACAACTCCAGCGATCCTCTTCTGCAGAAGAACGCCGGCACCCAGACAAAGATCACGAACATGAAGGCGCTCCTCGACACGATCAACGCGCACGGAGTCCTGCCGATCGCGCGGATCGTCGTCTTCAAGGACTCCGTGACGGCGCGCATGAATCCGCAGCACACCATTCGCAAGGCCGACAGATCACCGTGGCGCGATCACAAGGGCCTCACGTGGGTCAACCCGTACGCCAACGCGATCTGGGAGTACAATTTCCGCATCGCCGAAGAAGCAGTGAAGATGGGGTTCGGTGAAGTTCAGTTCGATTACATCCGCTTCCCCGAGCCGTACAAGAGTCTTCCGCCGCAGGTATTCCCCGAGTCCAACGCCCGCGGCAAGACGGAAGCTCTGGCGGAATTTCTCAAGGCCGCGAAGGCGCGCATTGACAAGCTCGGCGTGCGCACCACGGCGGACGTCTTCGGCCTTACGACAACTGTGGGTGGAACACTCGAGGTCGGACAGAAATGGGAGCCGCTCGTGCAGTCGGTGGATGTCCTTCTGCCGATGGTGTATCCGTCGCACTACCCGCGCGGGGCATTCGGCGTCGCACGTCCGAACACCGCACCATACGAGATTGTCCACACCGCCATCTCCCGCGCGCGCGTGAGAACCGAAGCGCTGGGCCTGAAGGGTCAGCGCGTCCGTCCGTGGCTCCAGGCATTCACGCTCGGTGCGCCCGCGTACGGCCCGGCCGAGATCGAGGCGCAGAAGAAGGCGGTGTACGATTCCGGTTATGACAGCTGGGTGCTTTGGCACCCCGGGTCATCGTACGACATCTTCGTCCCCGCGCTCGAGAAGACGCTGGCTTCGCGAGCGGCGAATCCTCCCGTCACGCCGTAG
- a CDS encoding cation transporter, translated as MVTTAKINGMSCSHCVRAVFTALGGVPGVSRADVSIGQAIIEHDGTVSPDALREAISIAGYDVAEFREDRRTLPVV; from the coding sequence ATGGTCACGACGGCGAAGATAAACGGCATGAGCTGCAGCCACTGCGTGCGGGCGGTATTCACCGCGCTCGGCGGAGTGCCGGGCGTGTCGCGCGCCGACGTGTCCATCGGACAGGCCATCATCGAGCATGACGGGACGGTCAGCCCCGACGCTCTGCGCGAGGCCATCTCCATCGCCGGCTACGACGTCGCGGAGTTCCGCGAAGACCGGCGCACCCTCCCGGTGGTGTGA